From Pseudoleptotrichia goodfellowii, a single genomic window includes:
- the bet gene encoding phage recombination protein Bet: MSRIADEKNKKDNKLMIFNVGNEEIKLSPAIVKNYLVNGQADKLTDQEIVYFMHLCKARKLNPFTKEVYLIKYGTQPATMVVSRDALEKRAIQHKEYDGKTVGIYVLKNETGKLERREGTIYLKDQEKLIGAWCSVYRKNWKNPVTVEVNLDEYIQTKSDGTPNTNWANRPVTMITKVAKAQALREAFIEELEGMYEAEETGIDLSKIDETPQEQPTSEVQEAEIVTEDDNLENELFGDTAKNPFEE; this comes from the coding sequence ATGAGTAGAATAGCAGATGAAAAAAATAAGAAAGATAACAAATTAATGATTTTCAACGTAGGTAATGAAGAAATAAAATTAAGTCCTGCGATAGTAAAGAACTACCTTGTAAACGGACAGGCTGATAAATTAACGGACCAAGAAATAGTTTATTTTATGCACCTGTGTAAAGCAAGAAAACTCAATCCGTTTACGAAAGAAGTATATTTGATTAAGTATGGAACACAACCAGCCACAATGGTAGTTTCAAGGGACGCTCTTGAAAAAAGAGCCATACAGCATAAAGAATATGATGGAAAAACTGTAGGGATATATGTTTTGAAAAATGAAACTGGAAAATTAGAAAGAAGAGAAGGAACTATTTACTTAAAAGACCAAGAGAAATTAATTGGTGCTTGGTGTAGTGTATATCGTAAAAACTGGAAAAATCCAGTTACGGTCGAAGTAAATCTTGATGAATATATTCAAACTAAAAGTGACGGAACTCCTAATACAAACTGGGCAAATAGACCAGTTACAATGATAACTAAAGTTGCTAAAGCTCAAGCATTAAGAGAAGCCTTTATTGAAGAACTTGAAGGAATGTACGAAGCTGAAGAAACAGGCATTGATTTATCTAAAATTGATGAAACTCCACAAGAACAACCTACAAGTGAAGTTCAAGAAGCCGAAATAGTAACTGAAGACGATAATTTAGAAAATGAATTATTTGGAGATACAGCAAAAAATCCATTTGAGGAATAA
- a CDS encoding DUF1351 domain-containing protein, protein MELVIKSITPAVVQMNIEEVEKYMAEVKEKYQNIVFTADEVKMATEERTKLNKLEKNILEVRKKIEKDGMADIKSIIDTLKTAEKDTKALSNNIGEQIKKFEEEEWQKKLEEIGEFKNKIFGENKLLERYFVIGDKWKNKTMTIKKIEEEIKEQFEYWNKRYNFITSQLIAVNEEIENKLKFEDVQYLVLEEYDNIMKKLVDKKNEIKTTEENMRIKAEEDKQKALAELEAKKEQEKQEAIQQTQKTYVASDPKIEKNEKYFDTTIRFPRASLSFLKELKRVSEIYGIKSELKENIELGDE, encoded by the coding sequence GTAGTTCAAATGAATATCGAGGAAGTCGAAAAATATATGGCAGAAGTTAAAGAAAAGTATCAGAATATAGTTTTTACAGCTGATGAAGTTAAAATGGCAACAGAAGAAAGAACTAAACTTAATAAGCTTGAAAAAAATATATTGGAAGTAAGAAAAAAAATAGAAAAAGATGGAATGGCAGACATAAAAAGTATAATAGATACTCTTAAGACTGCTGAAAAAGATACAAAAGCATTATCAAACAATATAGGAGAGCAAATCAAGAAGTTTGAAGAGGAAGAATGGCAAAAGAAACTGGAAGAAATAGGGGAATTTAAAAATAAAATATTCGGAGAAAATAAACTCCTCGAAAGATATTTCGTCATAGGGGATAAATGGAAAAACAAAACTATGACGATTAAAAAAATCGAGGAAGAAATAAAGGAACAGTTTGAATACTGGAATAAAAGATACAACTTTATAACTTCTCAATTAATAGCAGTCAACGAAGAAATAGAAAATAAGCTCAAATTTGAAGATGTGCAGTATTTAGTGCTTGAAGAGTATGATAACATAATGAAAAAGTTAGTTGATAAAAAGAACGAAATTAAGACTACGGAAGAAAATATGAGAATAAAAGCCGAAGAGGATAAACAAAAAGCTTTGGCGGAATTAGAAGCTAAAAAAGAACAGGAGAAACAAGAAGCTATACAGCAAACTCAAAAAACTTATGTAGCTTCGGATCCAAAAATCGAAAAAAATGAAAAATACTTCGATACTACAATAAGATTTCCGAGAGCTTCATTATCATTTTTGAAAGAATTAAAAAGAGTATCTGAAATATACGGAATAAAATCAGAATTAAAAGAAAATATTGAATTGGGAGATGAATAA
- a CDS encoding YopX family protein, with translation MREIKFRIWDYDLKRFVEKELDYLINPRGELYVFRNNKLTFFYKDPYEIMQYTGLKDKNGVEIYEGDIVLINLTSSKIEKAIVKFKNGAFVGELINKDDYIYIFHFDFKKEDFEVIGNIFENPELMELIENEK, from the coding sequence ATGAGAGAGATTAAATTTAGAATTTGGGATTATGATTTGAAAAGATTTGTTGAAAAAGAATTAGATTATTTAATCAACCCAAGAGGTGAGTTATATGTATTCAGGAACAACAAATTAACTTTTTTCTACAAAGACCCTTATGAAATAATGCAATACACAGGACTTAAAGACAAAAATGGTGTTGAGATATACGAGGGGGATATAGTTTTAATTAATTTAACTTCGAGCAAAATTGAAAAAGCAATCGTTAAATTTAAGAACGGTGCTTTTGTAGGCGAATTAATCAACAAAGATGACTATATCTATATTTTCCATTTTGATTTCAAAAAAGAAGATTTTGAGGTTATCGGTAATATTTTTGAAAATCCCGAATTAATGGAGTTGATTGAGAATGAAAAATAA